One genomic region from Candidatus Caldarchaeum subterraneum encodes:
- a CDS encoding (2Fe-2S)-binding domain protein (carbon monoxide dehydrogenase small subunit): MASRKSKVLEPSKKQVVIDINGTKYSYEVEPRLLLVHFIREYAGLTGTHIGCDTTNCGACTVLMEVDGKWKAIKSCTHFAVQANGKRIITIEGLAKGDQLHPLQKAFWENHGLQCGYCTPGMIMAAAGFLMINPNPTEEEVRHGISGNLCRCTGYVNIVKSILAAAEEIRSSGKPVIEV, from the coding sequence GTGGCGTCTAGAAAATCTAAGGTTTTGGAACCGTCGAAGAAACAGGTTGTGATAGACATTAACGGCACTAAATATTCTTATGAAGTCGAGCCGAGGCTTCTGCTCGTACACTTCATCAGAGAATACGCAGGGTTGACGGGCACTCACATCGGATGCGACACAACAAACTGCGGAGCATGCACAGTCCTCATGGAGGTGGATGGAAAATGGAAAGCCATCAAGTCATGCACACATTTCGCGGTCCAAGCCAACGGCAAAAGAATAATCACAATCGAGGGCCTCGCCAAAGGCGACCAGCTGCACCCGCTTCAGAAAGCTTTCTGGGAAAACCATGGTCTACAGTGCGGATACTGCACTCCTGGAATGATCATGGCGGCCGCCGGCTTCCTGATGATTAACCCCAACCCGACTGAGGAGGAGGTGCGTCACGGCATATCGGGCAACCTCTGCAGATGCACCGGCTACGTAAACATCGTGAAATCAATTCTCGCGGCGGCTGAAGAGATAAGGTCTTCAGGAAAACCTGTGATAGAGGTATAG
- a CDS encoding molybdopterin dehydrogenase FAD-binding (carbon monoxide dehydrogenase medium subunit) has protein sequence MIPRKFEYFAPTTVSEAVSLLRKYRDSAKILSGGMSLIPMMKLRVLSPQVIIDINNIKSLNYIKDGGKTVRIGALVRHADIEHSPIIKEKFPMMADAAPHIADMQVRNLGTFLGALAHADPAADWPASALALDAELVAQGTAKRVIKATKFFKGPFETALKPTEMLVEAVLPVPRGEKVGQAYLKFERKAGDYAIVGVASLLTLNRENVIQKAAIALTAVNPFPFRATDAEELLVGQKPSKDLIEQAAKAAAAMADPSSDLRGSAEYKREMAKVFTRRSLNRALERAGVAV, from the coding sequence ATGATTCCTCGAAAGTTTGAGTATTTCGCGCCGACTACCGTCTCTGAGGCTGTTTCACTCCTCCGAAAATATAGGGACAGTGCAAAGATTCTCAGCGGTGGGATGAGTCTCATACCCATGATGAAGCTCAGGGTTCTTTCACCGCAGGTGATCATCGACATCAACAACATAAAGAGCCTTAACTACATTAAGGATGGAGGAAAAACCGTACGCATAGGAGCCTTGGTCAGACACGCCGACATAGAGCATTCACCAATCATCAAAGAGAAGTTCCCCATGATGGCCGACGCCGCTCCACACATCGCAGATATGCAGGTCCGAAACCTAGGGACATTCCTCGGCGCACTTGCTCACGCAGACCCGGCAGCGGATTGGCCCGCGTCGGCTCTCGCCCTAGATGCCGAGCTTGTTGCACAAGGTACTGCAAAGCGGGTGATTAAGGCGACGAAGTTTTTCAAAGGGCCGTTTGAGACGGCTCTGAAGCCGACGGAGATGCTTGTAGAAGCCGTTCTTCCCGTTCCTAGGGGAGAGAAGGTGGGGCAAGCATATCTCAAGTTTGAGAGAAAGGCCGGAGACTACGCCATCGTAGGCGTTGCGTCACTTCTCACGCTTAATAGAGAAAACGTGATACAGAAGGCTGCCATCGCGTTGACCGCAGTTAACCCGTTCCCATTCAGGGCAACAGATGCCGAGGAGCTGCTGGTGGGCCAGAAGCCGAGCAAGGACTTGATTGAGCAGGCCGCAAAGGCTGCTGCCGCGATGGCTGACCCGTCCTCCGACCTCAGGGGATCGGCCGAGTATAAGCGTGAGATGGCGAAAGTGTTTACAAGACGCAGCTTAAATAGGGCTCTTGAGAGAGCAGGTGTAGCGGTTTAG
- a CDS encoding ATPase, with product MLLENLTPEILVKEMEKELYVADEPLALAVYLALKLEKPLLIEGEPGCGKTEVAKVLARLLNTELIRLQCYEGITASQALYEWDYPRQLINIRLLEDKKSVDEITEEIFSEKFLLKRPLLAALLYEGPNPPVLLIDEIDRSDEEFEGFLLEFLAEFQVTIPELGTIKAKKKPVVIITSNRTREVGDGLRRRCLYLYVTYPSPEKEMKILSLKVPQLSPKLAAEVVNFVQKLRQIGELAKKPGISETLDWANALTVLGAREINPSILSSTLTCLIKNEDDLRIVRDLGLV from the coding sequence GTGTTGCTGGAAAACCTTACCCCTGAAATACTTGTCAAGGAGATGGAGAAGGAGCTCTATGTTGCGGATGAACCTCTGGCGCTCGCGGTCTACCTTGCTCTCAAGCTGGAGAAACCTCTTCTGATAGAGGGGGAGCCTGGCTGCGGAAAAACAGAGGTCGCCAAGGTGCTGGCTCGTCTGCTAAACACCGAGTTGATTAGGCTACAGTGCTACGAAGGAATCACTGCTTCACAGGCTCTGTATGAATGGGATTATCCGCGTCAGCTCATTAACATAAGGCTGCTCGAGGATAAGAAATCGGTGGATGAAATCACTGAGGAGATTTTCAGCGAGAAGTTTCTGTTAAAGAGGCCTCTGCTCGCGGCTCTTCTATACGAAGGCCCCAACCCACCTGTGCTGCTGATTGACGAGATAGATAGAAGCGACGAGGAGTTCGAGGGCTTTCTCCTCGAATTTCTTGCAGAGTTTCAGGTAACCATACCTGAGCTCGGCACCATAAAAGCCAAGAAAAAACCCGTAGTCATAATAACATCAAACAGAACGCGTGAAGTCGGGGACGGGCTCCGACGCCGCTGCCTATATCTCTACGTGACATATCCATCGCCTGAGAAGGAGATGAAGATTCTCTCCCTGAAGGTTCCGCAGCTCTCGCCCAAACTGGCCGCCGAAGTGGTAAACTTTGTTCAGAAGCTTCGCCAAATCGGTGAGCTTGCGAAAAAACCCGGGATATCTGAGACTCTTGACTGGGCGAATGCATTGACTGTCCTGGGGGCGAGGGAGATAAATCCCTCAATACTTTCGTCGACACTAACCTGCTTGATAAAGAACGAGGATGATCTGCGCATAGTGCGCGACCTAGGGCTTGTTTAA